A section of the Leptotrichia sp. HSP-342 genome encodes:
- a CDS encoding glycoside hydrolase family 57 protein, whose translation MNGYFSLVLHAHLPYVRHPEYKEFLEEDWLYEAITETYVPLLEMFESLTRDNIPWNITITMSGTLVNMLNDELLRERYIRHIDKLIEFCENEVERLSPYPDMLNVAKHNLWFNTRAKQVFEEKYNRDLVGAFRKFQDQGNLEIIPVTATHGFLPVMKDYPEAVNAQVFMAKKDYIKNFGRNPKGIWLAECAYYPGQDKFLEKHGIRYFLVDAHGIMHSNPRPVYGIYSPVYTKNYVAAFARDLESSEQVWSSESGYPGDGLYREFHKDAGYELDYELVKPYLHSDGVRRNIGIKYHAITDKKGTYKAVYNPQAAAERAKEHAYNFVFNRSKQIEYLASKMKYRKPIVVSPYDAELYGHWWYEGPIFLEWVFRAIAESNFSTITPYKYLELYPTNQIVDVSMSSWGANGYYDVWIDGSNDYAYRHLHKAAQKMIELANGREPYNELEYRALNQAARELLMAQTSCWEFIMYTGTMVGYAHKKISDHVHRLFKIYEDFKNGRLDEGWINEIESRDNIFPEIEYRMYRSDWL comes from the coding sequence ATGAATGGATATTTTAGTCTTGTTTTACATGCACATTTGCCGTATGTAAGACATCCAGAGTATAAAGAATTTTTGGAAGAAGATTGGTTATATGAAGCAATTACAGAAACGTATGTTCCTCTACTAGAAATGTTTGAAAGCTTAACAAGGGATAATATTCCTTGGAATATAACAATCACAATGTCTGGGACACTTGTAAATATGTTAAATGATGAGTTATTAAGAGAAAGATATATTCGTCATATAGACAAATTGATAGAATTTTGTGAAAATGAAGTGGAAAGACTGAGTCCATATCCTGATATGCTAAATGTTGCAAAACACAACCTATGGTTTAATACAAGAGCGAAACAAGTATTCGAAGAAAAATACAATAGAGATTTGGTAGGAGCATTTAGAAAATTTCAAGATCAGGGGAATCTTGAAATCATTCCTGTTACAGCAACACATGGATTTTTACCAGTTATGAAGGATTATCCTGAAGCAGTAAATGCTCAAGTTTTTATGGCAAAAAAAGATTATATAAAAAACTTTGGAAGAAATCCAAAAGGAATTTGGCTAGCTGAATGTGCTTATTATCCAGGACAGGATAAATTCCTTGAAAAACATGGAATAAGATACTTTTTAGTAGATGCACATGGAATTATGCACAGTAATCCACGTCCAGTTTATGGTATTTATTCACCAGTCTACACAAAAAACTACGTAGCTGCATTTGCAAGAGATTTAGAGTCGTCTGAGCAAGTTTGGAGTTCTGAATCAGGTTATCCTGGAGATGGACTTTACCGTGAATTTCATAAAGATGCCGGTTATGAACTGGATTATGAACTTGTAAAGCCTTATTTGCATAGTGATGGAGTAAGAAGAAACATTGGAATAAAATATCATGCAATAACAGATAAAAAAGGAACTTACAAAGCTGTTTATAATCCACAGGCAGCAGCAGAAAGGGCAAAAGAACATGCCTATAACTTTGTCTTCAACCGTTCAAAACAAATAGAATACCTCGCTTCAAAAATGAAATATAGAAAACCTATTGTAGTATCACCTTATGATGCTGAATTATACGGTCATTGGTGGTATGAAGGACCAATATTCCTAGAATGGGTATTCAGAGCAATAGCAGAATCTAATTTTTCTACAATAACACCATACAAATATTTAGAATTATATCCTACAAATCAAATAGTTGACGTAAGTATGTCAAGCTGGGGAGCAAACGGTTATTATGACGTTTGGATAGATGGCTCAAATGATTACGCATACAGACATCTACATAAAGCCGCACAAAAAATGATAGAACTGGCAAACGGAAGAGAGCCATACAATGAATTGGAATACAGAGCATTAAATCAGGCCGCAAGAGAATTATTGATGGCACAGACTTCTTGCTGGGAATTTATAATGTACACAGGAACAATGGTTGGTTATGCTCACAAAAAAATAAGTGATCATGTCCATAGATTGTTCAAAATTTATGAAGATTTCAAAAATGGAAGATTAGATGAAGGATGGATAAATGAAATCGAAAGTAGAGATAATATCTTTCCTGAAATTGAATACAGAATGTATAGAAGTGACTGGTTATAA
- a CDS encoding IS630 transposase-related protein yields the protein MAYEKDYRKRILNFYYENGKTKTLFQFNISSSTLYRWIKLKKETGDLSSRTRKRKFKVLDPEKLDEYMKNPENADKYIREIAKDFGCGKETVRVALKKSGYTRKKTDKIQGAG from the coding sequence ATGGCATATGAAAAAGATTATAGAAAAAGAATTTTAAATTTTTATTACGAAAATGGAAAAACAAAAACATTATTTCAATTCAACATAAGTTCCAGCACATTGTACAGATGGATAAAACTTAAGAAGGAAACAGGAGATCTTTCATCAAGAACACGGAAAAGAAAATTTAAGGTGCTTGATCCTGAAAAACTTGATGAATATATGAAAAATCCAGAGAATGCAGATAAATACATCCGTGAAATAGCAAAAGATTTTGGCTGTGGAAAGGAGACAGTGAGAGTAGCACTAAAAAAATCAGGATACACAAGAAAAAAAACAGACAAAATACAGGGAGCAGGATGA
- the rlmB gene encoding 23S rRNA (guanosine(2251)-2'-O)-methyltransferase RlmB codes for MEKIIGINPVIEVLKSDKNIEKLEIYKKIKKETIKEILNLASKRNIKIFYTDRRTENSQGVVVLVSEFDYYMDFSAFLEKLLRKEKSRVVVLDQIQDPRNFGAIIRSAECFGVDGIIIQDRNSVKVTGTVVKSSTGAIEHVDIIKVTNISDTIDKLKKYGYTVYGAEADGQNYYYEENYPEKVCLVLGSEGNGMRKKVKEHCDKIVKIHLKGQINSLNVSVAGGIILAEMSKN; via the coding sequence ATGGAGAAGATAATAGGTATAAATCCGGTAATTGAAGTATTGAAATCGGATAAAAATATTGAGAAACTGGAAATTTATAAGAAGATAAAGAAGGAAACAATCAAGGAAATATTGAATTTGGCAAGTAAAAGGAATATAAAGATTTTTTATACTGATAGACGGACTGAAAATTCACAGGGGGTTGTGGTACTTGTTTCAGAATTTGATTATTATATGGATTTTTCTGCATTTTTGGAAAAGCTTTTGAGAAAAGAAAAGTCAAGAGTAGTTGTACTAGATCAGATTCAGGATCCAAGAAACTTTGGGGCGATTATAAGAAGTGCAGAGTGCTTTGGAGTGGATGGGATTATTATTCAAGACAGAAATAGTGTGAAAGTTACGGGAACTGTTGTAAAATCATCGACAGGAGCAATTGAGCATGTGGATATTATAAAAGTTACAAATATTTCTGATACGATTGACAAATTAAAAAAATATGGATATACAGTTTACGGTGCAGAAGCTGACGGGCAAAATTATTATTATGAGGAAAATTACCCAGAAAAAGTATGTCTTGTGCTTGGAAGCGAAGGAAATGGAATGCGTAAAAAAGTAAAGGAACATTGCGACAAGATTGTAAAAATACACTTGAAGGGTCAAATAAACTCGTTGAATGTGTCTGTGGCTGGAGGGATAATATTGGCAGAAATGTCGAAAAATTAA
- the nth gene encoding endonuclease III, with protein sequence MTKKERLKKIFPILKEKFGNPKAALEFETPYQLMVAVILSAQCTDVRVNIVTKELFKVVRKPEDIRKMDLETLEKYIKSTGFYKNKAKNIKLNAEMMLEKYNDIIPKDLKKLVELPGVGRKTANVVLGELWNIREGIVVDTHVKRLSNRIGFVKNDNPEIIERELMKFVPKKDWFVYSHYMILHGRDKCIARKPKCNICEIRDYCKYNLDNLKKKGISK encoded by the coding sequence ATGACAAAAAAGGAAAGATTGAAAAAGATATTTCCAATATTAAAAGAAAAATTTGGCAATCCAAAAGCTGCATTAGAATTTGAGACTCCTTATCAGCTAATGGTAGCAGTCATCTTATCAGCTCAATGTACCGATGTACGTGTAAACATTGTTACAAAGGAGCTTTTTAAAGTTGTTAGAAAACCTGAGGACATTAGAAAAATGGATTTAGAAACACTTGAAAAATATATAAAATCAACAGGTTTTTATAAGAACAAGGCAAAAAATATAAAATTAAATGCTGAGATGATGCTTGAAAAATATAATGATATAATTCCAAAGGATTTGAAAAAACTTGTAGAATTGCCAGGTGTCGGACGAAAAACTGCAAATGTTGTTCTTGGAGAGCTTTGGAATATTCGAGAAGGAATTGTTGTTGATACTCATGTTAAGAGATTATCTAACCGTATAGGATTTGTAAAAAATGATAATCCTGAGATTATTGAACGGGAACTTATGAAATTTGTGCCCAAAAAAGATTGGTTTGTGTATTCGCATTATATGATTTTACATGGGCGGGATAAATGTATAGCAAGAAAGCCCAAATGTAATATATGTGAAATCAGGGACTACTGTAAATATAATCTAGATAATTTAAAGAAAAAAGGAATTAGTAAATAG
- a CDS encoding TraX family protein yields MSLFILKIIGIIAMFVDHYHYIIGGNVILNIVGRIAFPIFAFTLSEGYVHTRNLKKYLYRLFIFAIGIQIPSVIFGHKYPINIFFTLFLGLLTIYILNFKKKYIKNQIFLWIIKIILMSFILFISQWLEMDYGAYGILLIVNFNISRNSKFCILMNFLILNTFNLLFPDIFKLTKTQFFSIVSLIFIFMYNGKKGRSMKYFFYLFYPIHFLILEGIRNIR; encoded by the coding sequence TTGAGTTTATTTATTTTAAAGATAATTGGAATAATAGCAATGTTTGTGGATCATTATCATTATATTATCGGTGGAAATGTGATTTTAAATATTGTTGGGAGAATTGCTTTTCCAATATTTGCATTTACGCTAAGTGAAGGATATGTACATACTAGAAATTTAAAAAAATATTTATATAGACTTTTTATTTTTGCAATAGGTATACAAATACCATCTGTCATATTTGGTCATAAATACCCTATAAACATATTCTTTACATTGTTTTTAGGACTTCTAACAATTTATATACTTAATTTTAAGAAAAAATACATAAAAAATCAGATATTTTTATGGATAATAAAAATTATTCTGATGAGTTTTATATTATTTATTTCTCAATGGCTTGAAATGGATTATGGGGCATACGGAATTTTATTAATTGTAAATTTTAATATTTCTAGAAATAGTAAATTTTGTATATTAATGAACTTTCTTATATTAAATACTTTTAATTTATTATTTCCCGATATTTTTAAGCTAACAAAAACACAGTTTTTTTCAATAGTTTCATTAATCTTTATTTTTATGTATAATGGAAAAAAAGGAAGAAGTATGAAATATTTTTTTTATTTATTTTATCCGATACATTTTCTTATTTTAGAAGGAATAAGAAATATCAGATAG
- a CDS encoding transposase produces the protein MNFFKNGSGRDIEKLGKKVLIVMDNARFHRKNILEKIIKGTGHCLLFLPTYSPYLNPIEKLWANIKKKLKDIAHNFNTLEEAVTSVLFNKLVQF, from the coding sequence GTGAATTTTTTTAAGAATGGTTCAGGAAGAGATATTGAAAAATTAGGGAAGAAAGTTCTAATAGTGATGGATAATGCCAGATTTCATAGAAAGAATATATTAGAAAAGATAATAAAGGGGACGGGACATTGTCTATTATTTCTTCCGACGTATTCTCCGTATTTAAATCCAATAGAAAAATTATGGGCTAATATAAAGAAAAAATTAAAAGACATAGCCCATAATTTTAATACACTAGAAGAAGCAGTTACTTCTGTTTTATTTAATAAATTAGTTCAGTTTTAA
- a CDS encoding D-alanyl-D-alanine carboxypeptidase family protein, which produces MVKKIKRVLIFGVLALFAVLIYAEGEQDSSKEGITVKEEKSKNSTTREDGSSEIEQATRRGYSKHFRHGKKRRNSKHEEYNEYTENNQNRSSNWKSKSEKWQNKTSSLKDSNSEETKHRRKLVKAIEHEHEGASHYYGEVIKFIATTDGKVLKEKMSRQKHPIASLTKVMNILVALEQVDRGNAKLDDKICFTPEFVNMGGSWLNAKAGDCYTLKDLLRAEIIYSANNAAYLVAHHIGKGNIDNFVKLMNDKAKELGMNDTRYYTPAGLPPSMTNKNMDISTAYDMYLLGNRAIRDERLRAWMKESELVLQNSEGEDVVYNNRNHLLDQFGIYGLKTGFHAQAGYNMIVSSKIGNLEIISVTLGNKSDNARTEDQEQEFTQLEKRMIPVYKAGQEINKKFKIKNAEAKEIKGVLSTNVYQIDNTNYKFEVKDLQVSAEKEGISKGDVIGKLEVLSNDNKVVGTVDIVAQNDYKQLSLFRRILRFITLGLA; this is translated from the coding sequence ATGGTTAAAAAGATAAAAAGAGTTTTGATTTTTGGAGTGTTGGCATTGTTTGCTGTTCTTATCTATGCAGAAGGAGAGCAAGATTCATCTAAAGAGGGGATTACTGTCAAGGAGGAGAAAAGTAAAAATTCTACAACAAGAGAAGATGGTTCTAGTGAAATAGAACAGGCAACGAGAAGAGGGTATTCAAAACATTTTAGACACGGTAAAAAAAGAAGAAATTCTAAGCATGAGGAATATAATGAATATACTGAAAATAATCAAAATCGATCATCAAATTGGAAGAGTAAATCTGAAAAATGGCAAAATAAAACTAGTTCATTAAAAGATAGCAATTCAGAAGAAACAAAGCACAGAAGAAAACTTGTAAAGGCAATAGAACATGAACATGAAGGAGCTTCACATTATTACGGAGAGGTTATAAAATTTATTGCCACTACAGATGGAAAAGTCTTAAAGGAAAAAATGTCAAGGCAGAAGCATCCGATAGCTTCACTTACAAAGGTTATGAATATTTTAGTGGCATTGGAACAGGTTGACAGGGGAAATGCAAAGTTAGATGATAAAATATGCTTTACACCTGAATTTGTAAATATGGGTGGAAGCTGGCTGAATGCAAAGGCTGGAGATTGCTATACATTAAAAGATTTACTTCGTGCAGAAATTATTTATTCAGCAAATAATGCTGCATATTTAGTTGCACATCATATTGGAAAAGGAAATATTGATAATTTTGTAAAATTAATGAATGATAAAGCTAAAGAACTGGGAATGAATGATACACGTTATTATACACCAGCAGGATTGCCGCCTTCGATGACAAATAAAAATATGGATATTTCAACAGCATATGATATGTATTTGCTTGGAAATAGAGCTATAAGAGATGAAAGATTACGTGCATGGATGAAGGAATCAGAGTTGGTATTGCAAAATTCAGAAGGTGAAGATGTTGTTTACAACAATAGAAATCATCTTTTAGACCAGTTTGGTATTTACGGCTTAAAAACAGGATTTCATGCACAGGCTGGTTACAACATGATAGTATCAAGTAAAATAGGGAATCTTGAAATTATCTCGGTAACATTAGGAAACAAGAGTGATAATGCCAGAACAGAAGATCAAGAGCAGGAATTTACACAGCTGGAAAAACGTATGATACCAGTTTACAAGGCAGGACAGGAAATTAATAAAAAGTTTAAGATAAAAAATGCTGAAGCAAAAGAAATAAAAGGTGTTTTATCAACAAATGTCTACCAGATTGATAATACAAATTATAAATTTGAAGTAAAAGATTTACAAGTCTCAGCTGAAAAAGAAGGAATTTCCAAAGGAGATGTAATAGGTAAACTTGAAGTTCTGTCAAATGATAACAAGGTTGTAGGAACTGTTGATATTGTGGCACAGAATGATTATAAACAGTTATCTCTATTTAGACGTATTTTGAGATTTATAACGCTTGGGCTTGCATAA